AGGAAGCAGCCctgttttcaaaaagaGTAGTGACAGATGGAAACTCCATTTCAGAAACTTCAAGGTCTGTCTCAGATGCAAACTCTGCAGACACGAATCCAGCCACCGTTAGATGTTCTGCCAATGTCCCTCCatctttactttttctcaattTGGAAGTAGGAGCTGTAAAGATATCCTGctcagaagaagaagatgcgGGTGGTTGGGTGTAAATTTTTGTACCAAGATACAACGGCaaaggatgagaaggatgagTAAAGGCATTATGCAATTTAAACTGTTCGGGATATATGTAGATCGGCTGAAAGTCATTGACATGGTTCGATGCCGGAACGGGATGAGTGAAAGAGAGTCGAGGTGTACAAGGAATGGATCCTTCGACAGCTTGTGGCTCCGGCACCAAAGGATAAGAACTACCAACGACATCACTCCGGGACTGGATCCAAGAATATCGCGGTTTACGACCTCTCCCGGCTCCTACAAGTCGAATAGGCTTTGCAATAGTCGTGCTATGCCTGGAACGGGGAGAAGGTTTGGGAAGAGCCAAACGGGGCCTGATGCGTCCTCTTGTCTGTGGCCTGGAGGTAGGAATGGGGTGGGATAGAGCAGCGGGAGATGTTGCCCCAGGCGAGGGAATTGAGGAGTATAGACGGCGCAGAATCATATTAggtgatgaagatgaagaagaaggaaaaaaacagaaagaacGTGAAAAGGATGAATAAAAAACGGATGGAATTGCTCTTTGCCATTTCGCTCGTCAATTTACTTGTTAATTAAGGTTAAAAATATTTTTACTCATTTGCTAAAATAAATGCGAACCATTTTCGAAacaactctttttccaaaatcaGAAAGCAAGATAAACCACAAGATaacttgaagagaaatgtcaaaacgtacaagagaagagatagaaaTGGAAGCAGGCCCGTCTACCGTCCACTCTGCTGCTTCAGATGAACAAGCATCCAGACAAAGTGACTTTCAGCTCTTAAAAGTTCCCCAAGTAcacctctttttctctgtaTACAACCAGGCTGATGAATGTGGATAGAAACGATTCTACAGGCAGCGCGCTCATGCCAACGTATTCATTGACCATGAACTCGACTAGTTTGTGTTTTCCATTACTCTTTATCACGATCCATTTGACGTTTGCCGATTCAGCCCCAAAAGCCCAGAGCTTATGGATTGGTCGACCCATTATCCTGCTTACTTTGCTCTTTCAAATGAGGACGGAACGATTCCTCCGTCACAAGGAAAACGGGTCGAATGGGCCGATGTTGGATGTGGTTTTGGTGGCTTGCTAATGGCTTTGGCACCCACGTTCCCCGAGAAAATCATGCTCGGTTTGTGCCCTTAGCAGCTCGAGCGGAGAGTGTTTCGCTGACGGCGCAAGTAGGTATGGAGATAAGGACTTCAGTCACGAAATACGTGACTGATAGAATTGCGGCTAGTCGCCAAGCCCAAAGTTTATTACCTGCTGATTcggaggaaaagaagtcTGGAGGGTATCAGAATGTATCCGTCATCAAGGCGAATTCCATGAAACATATGCCCAACTTCTTTGCCAAGGGACAGGTGCGTTCAATCACTAGCTCTGAGCGATATGTTGACGACTTCGCATAGCTCGAAAagatcttcttcctctttcctgATCCTCATTTCAAGAACCGTAAACACAAAGCACGTATCATCACGTCAGTCTTCTTGACAACTTGTGAGAGTCGGTGTTGATAATGATCTAGTCCGGCATTGCTGGCAGAATACGCATATGTCTTGAGGCCAGGTGGTATATTGTATACTGTCACAGATGTAAAAGGTAAGACTTTATACCCGGTACCTACTCTTTTCTGACTCCGACAGACCTGCACGACTGGATGGCCCAACATCTCAACGCTCATCCACTCTTTACACCCATTTCCACCGCATCACTTGTTGATGATCCCATCCTTGAAGCTGCTCGTACAGCTACCGAAGAAGGCCAAAAAGTTGAACGGAACAAGGGAGACAAGTGGGTGGCATGCTTCGTCCGCGACTCTGATCCAAAAGAGTAAGAAGAGTTGTATGCAAAAGATATTTTGTTGCCTTTGTCGCCGAAACAAGCCAACATCTTTCCGCAAGCTTTTTTTGCCAAAGGACGTTTGTACGTGCCTGGTTGTGCTCCATTATCCTTATCTTTTCTATAAAATCTAAATTGTAAACTTTCCTAATTACTTATAATTTTGTCTTGAAAAAAATTTACTTTCCAGAACGAGAGTAGCAGGATTGGGAGAATAGTCATATGGGAGGAAGATGCCATACCCACGACCGCCGCACGTAGGTCCTATGCGTTCTCCGTAGCGACACGGCTTGACATTCATTGCAAGACTATCGAACTCACCATCCCTCATGTACTCACTGACGCCCAAtttgaagagttggaagacctcacatttcttcatttcGAGAACACCCTAGGTATGTTTGTCTTGGCAAAGTGCGGGCCATATATTCATGTGTGACTGGGGTATTTAGAGGCATGGCCAATCTCGCTCAGAATCACTTCTCAGCTCAACGAACTATGTGCTTCcccctcttcatcatccgACGATGACGACACATCTGATCCTGgctcttcaatctctcaaGTTGGTGCTCCTCCGCCTCCACCTCTCGAGCTGGTGAAGCACGAGACCACGACCATTTCTGTCTCAACTAGTAAAGAGTGGGATGCAGTTAGCGAGGAAGCTGTGAGAACCATTGTCAGAAATATCCTGGTGGAAATTATGGGTGGAGGGTAAGCCATTGAGTTTTTGTCTGGATACGACTGAGTTGATTGCCTGTAGAATCGAGATCAAGCGGTCATAAAATACCGATTATTGACTGGTGCCGGCGAAGAAGTGTGCTAGGAACCTCAAGAGTTTAGATATCATGTTCACATTCCAACATTAGCATTTGTTTTATATTTCAAAAGTCCAACCATTCACATAGTATTGTATGTAGTCGTTCTTAGGAAAGTTAATCCGCTATACCTCCACATGCCTGATGCTCAATACTCAATATCGCCCAACTCACTAATGCAGCCTCTCTCACGACAAGCAGTAAACGCAGAATTTGCTTTCAGAAACAATGCCTACTATTGATTCTGCTATTTGCTGTCAAATGAATTGTCGAATAAAAAGATAGCGTCTAATTTTATTTAGTTTCCATTCACCTATACATTCATGAGCACTTGCTCCACTGCTGATGATAAACGATACACTGACCTTGCCCTTGACAGCCGTCAAGAACTGTGCGTAACTACCCATCCTATCCATCCTATCTTCTACTAATGCACTCAATGCCCACTGTCTCAATGCTGGTTCGCTGTCGCTCTTAACTACATACAAGTGCGGCCGATACACGCCTCTACGCATCTCACGAATCTTGGCAATAATATTGTTGATTCGCTCTGAAAAAGGGTTCTCAAGAAGTGGGAGAGTATATTTCCCTGGCATAAGCTCGGGATACGATGGGAGATCGAAAACATCTTGAACAAGACGCGGTACGGCATCGTGACCTATCCAGAGGAAGATAGTTTGTCCATCTTCAATCAGGAATAGACCGTGACGTTCAAGCTTTTCTGACGTAAGATTGAGCGCAGAAGGGAGAATAACGCCTTCTTCACCAATCGTTCCTGCTTCAGGTAGCATATTGTGTAACGAGTAGAAGCGTGGATGAATATAGGGTATTAATGTCTGGCAGGGGAGAGTGGTCAAAAGACATTGGGCGTACGCTCGAAGATCAGGTGGGATCGTTGATCCTTCACGCAAGCCAACATGCTTAGTCAGCGCACAGAATAAGAGAGGCAAGAGTTTGAGATTGTCAGGAACAGCCAGTTGAGCGCTTGCGCCCGCAGCAGAAGTGACTTGATTCTTGTATACACTCAGCATATCCCCCAGGCGGCTCATAATCTGGTTTCGTGCATCATCCAAACTATGACTCATACTCCTTTCGACAGCCTTGTTGGCCATGAAGGAAGTAATTGCGATTTGGTCGGCAGTGGCATACAGTTCCGCAATAGAATCGGTTGTGGGCATTGCTTGCGTGATAACTCTGATTCTTCTCTCCCCAAAGCAGGTAGTGTGCAAGACGGCAGTTTGGATGACCACCATAGACCCTTTGATGTCATCCTCAATTTGAAGCTCAATCACATAGTTTTGATCAGTGGGTACTGTCGGCAAAGCCAACAAATCTGTTGAGCGAACAAAGAAGTTACCATGGAAAGCTGACATTCTAATTCCTCTGCTAGCACGAACTCGAATGACGGCCTCAAGCATAATGGGCTCTGCCAACACCTTCCCAAATTCACTTGCAAACTTGATTGCATCTTCTTGCCTAGAAGCGTTGAATGCAGGGTAGATATATGTCTGACCAGAAGTGTACCGAGGAAGACAGCCAAGCGTAGCCACGTCTGTATAAGCTCCCGAGAACAAGAACATGTCGACTGATACTTGATTCTTTGAGCACTCAATTGCAAATGTTTTGTACCAATTATTCTGAGCATTGAGTAATTGAGATTCTTTGCTTGTACCCAAGAGTTTTGGGTCATCTCGCGCCTTGAGACTACCCTCACCAATGGTGGGTAAAGTGGCGGAAAGAGCAATAATCTTGCCTCCAATCTTACCAATCATCTGATGAGCAGCCTGAAGACCGGAACCAAGAGCGGATGCCGCATTATGAGAATCCTGGAACATGTCACTCAACCGTTCCAACAGTTTTTCCACGGCAGGTCGACTCTCTGTGAGATTGACAAGCAAATCGACGGGTTTAGGAAGAAAGACATCGGTCAAGTCAGGCACGACCAACATATTGCCTTCTGTAGCGCCGgaaggcaaagagaagaaatgaagagaagaagagacggCAATGAAACCAATCTTTGTGCGATTATCGGCATTTGGCAATGAATCGAGTGATTCAAGGATTGTCCGAGCGGCTACGGCAACCATGCCACTAGCAACCGCAGCATTAGAGATGTCAATAACGAAGACATAGACTGGTGGTTGAGGAGGCCTGACCATGTACTCTGTGGGTGCCACAAATTCTACAACGCCATGGTTCAACTCAGCCCTGGCCCATCTATCGGCAGGCTTTTCATCGCGCTGGTTCCAATCAAAGAGCTGTGGTACTTCATTGGATAATCCACACATGCAACACTTCCATCTGTTTCCTCCCTCAATAAAGGTGACAAAAGGGTTAATGTAGGCTCTGCACCGACGGCATCTCGCAATCacaccatcttcaacaacagGAACCGGCTCATCCTTTTCAGAGGTCCTAATATCGCGATGGGGAGCAAGGACGAGGGCTAGAGGAAGCTTTGACTTGTTAAGTAGGGATTGAGTAGCAGGCATAGCATTGAGTGTACAACGTTGATATGACGGGTCAGGCTGGACGTGTGGAGAGGGAGTAACAGAGGCGTTGGGTGGGAGAAGGGCAGAAGGTGGAGATGCATCAAGCGCGCTCACATCAGGCTGAAGGCCAATCAGATTGACCGTTTGCAATTGATGGGCTTGCTTTTCCTGGCCATAAGCTCCTTGGTATGCCCCAGCACTTTGAGCGATATTCATCTGTCCAAATTGACCTGCGACTTGTTCTACATTTCCTGGAAAAGTTTGCGTCTGGCTGTAGCCCGTTCCAGACTGGGCATAAGGATAATTGGCAGCGCCATCAAGGCCCGGGGTGATGAACTGTGGTGCGCCTTGCTCTGCATATCCTTGCACTGGATGCGGCGGGCCTACTTGAGGTGTTGGCGTATCGTATAGTTGGGCTGTTGGGTACTGTCGGCGGCCGTGTCGTGGTGCTGGTTGTGCAGATGCAGATGGATGAGAAGTTGGAAACGTGGGACTTGTGGGTATTTCCCACTGTGACCTTCCAGTCGACTGGTCGATATAGATGTATGAACTCGACTGGGGATCCCTATAGGTACTATCAGCGACAGGCGGCACTATTCATGAATCCACTCACCATCTCGCCTCCCACCCCTGTGGTAACATTATGGGCTGAGacatgatgaggaagataAAAGCTATCCAACTATCGTGGATATTGAATAATAGTAAAAGCAAGAGTCGACGTGGAAATGGGCTGCCACGCCACGGAGATTGCGGGGATAGCAGACATCTCCACTTGAATGGTGGAGGTTATTCAACTCAAACATTACGTTTATAATTCATCTATAATGATTCAAACAGACTTGCTCGCCCCAGGACATTCAGATCTGGTAACTCGTATGTGGCCAACTGTATCCATAACAATAATGACCGTTTTCAGACATTGCCTATGACTATTACGGAGAATCATGTCCGTCTAGTCCGTTACTGCACAACTCGAGCTAACGACTAAGCAAGTGGCCACATGCTCGGCAGATCAGCGTATAAAGGTGTTTAGAAAAGACCAAGAATCCAAATGGAGACCAGAAGCGGATTGGAAGGTATATACGGACGCACTGTTGTATCATGCTAACGCTGCCAGGCTCATGATGCTCCCATCCTCCATCTCTCATTTTCTCATCCAACTCACGGCTCCCTTCTTGCGTCTTCCTCCATCGATCGTACAGTCCGTATATGGGAGgcaccttcttcttctcgcaAACCCGCTTCCACTCCTGTTAGATGGATTGAGCGTGGCGTTCTCACTGGCCCCAAAGGCGCAGTACGCTCAGTAGAATGGGCGCCTGCTGATCCGGGATATGGTGTAAGAGTGGGATTTATTGCCACAGATGGCTATCTTCGAGTGTGCACCAGTCTTGATCCGAGCTTAAGTGATTGGTCAGAAATCCACAGTATTCATATACCTTCTTACTTCCCACTTACACCCGAAGCCGACAATGTTTTACCCTTCAATGATCCTGCTGGGTCCGGAGAGCAAGCTCTGGGCGGCTGGGCGTTGAGCTGGTGTAAAGAGCGGTGGTGGGGCTCACTTGTTGCTGCCTGTGCCGGCACATCGCCTATTACTAAAATCATCTCGCTGGAACCTAGTCCAAAATGTATCCTTACGCTCGTCCCATTATCGTCACCTTCTCCTGCTCCTCTGACTTGTCTTAGTTGGGCCCCATCCTGTGGAAGGTCCTATCATCTCGTAGCGACTGGCTCCCGGGACGGAACCGTTAGTATATGGAGAATTCAGCCACCTGGAGAAACTGCGCGATCTGATTTTGGAAGCTCGGGAGAGGTGacaagagaatggaaagcAGAATGCGTGGGAGAATTTGGACAGGGTGGAGCGAAGGTGTGCACTGTAGACGTGAGTTAGACAACGGATGATGGCATACTAATCAGTAAACAGTGGAATGCAACAGGGACGATACTGAGCACGACAGACGATGAAGGTATTGTCAGGATATATAAACGTATGTTGTCTGATTTTTTGTGTTGGTGCTCTGTTGATTTCGGTGCAGCGACCTATGCAAGAACCTGGAAGCTGCTTGGAAAGCTGACAGCAGAAGAACCGGGAGAAAATGTCGATGGGCAGTAGATGTAGAGTATCCTTTTGAATTGTGCATCTACCGCAACGGTCTTTGGCTATCTCTCGGCGAAAGCGTATCTAcatgacttttcttttccaccCAATCGCGCTGGTGTCCCAAAACCACTTGTGCTCTCTTGCCTGTCACCTTCCATGCATCTGCATCGTTCCGTTGTCATTATAAACATCCCATCTGTATCCAAATCTTACCCCGCGATCTATTATACATCTTTTGCTGAACGGCCCGGTTCTATTATGCGGGGTTTCGGCATTTATCGGTTTGGCATTATCACAATTTTTGCCACGTGGGGTTTCTGAACTTTTGCCGAGTTCCGCCATTTTATTTGACCTCACAATGACGATACCTGGAAAAGGTTCGTGCGTCGAAGCGATCTATCTGAATTTGGGTCCAACtactttttttcatttctttttccatctctatttttgattttttctcAGTATCAAGCAATTAAACCATTGTCATTAATTGTAGCTATGTCTGGTACTCTCTCCAACGTTCCTGTGCGTATACACTGCAACAGACTCCACATGGAAGCATGAAGATGTAGTAGCTGATAGCAACGGATAGGCTGGTGTCATTACTGGCGATGATGTCCGAAAACTCTTCAAGTATGCAAAGGACAACAAGGTGAGTATATTCTAGTCCTTTCAACGTGAGAGCTGATGTGTGTGGTAGTTTGCCATCCCTGTGAGTTTGGGTCATGACTTAATTGCCAGGCAATGCAACTCTGCTAACCtctaatttttttttatgATTTACTAGTCCATTGTAAGCTGTTGCGTTGCACAACCACGTAATATTGATTGATGTTTACAGAACGTcacttcttcatctgttgTCAATAGTGTCCTCGAAGCCGCCCGGGACATTAAGTCTCCCATCATTCTTCAGGTTTCTCAAAGTGGTGCCGCTTTCTTCGCTGGCAAAGGTTTGAAAAACGATAATCAGGAAGCTTCGATCGCTGGTGCCGTTGCTGCGGCCCACTTTATCCGGTCCATTGCTCCTGCTTATGGCATGTAAGTGTAGAGTCATCTGAATAACAAGAATGCTCATTGTCATGTTCAGTCCTGTTGTCCTTCATTCTGACCACTGTGCCAAAAAGCTCCTTCCATGGTTTGATGGCATGCTCGAGGCCGACGAGGCTTATTTCAAACAGCATGGAGAgcctctcttttcttcgcATATGCTTGACTTGTCTGAAGAGACTAAGGAGGACAATATCAAGGACTGCGTCCACTACTTTAAGCGTATGGCCAAGATCAACCGTGAGTGTGTATCGTACAAAGCTTCACATTTGACTGATACTGGTGCAGTCTGGCTCGAAATGGAAATCGGGATCACCGGTGGTGAGGAAGATGGTGTCGACAACACTTCTGTCGACAACAACTCGTTATACACTCAACCCGAAGATATCTGGGATATTTACTCTGCCCTCAGCGCAATTTCTCCCAACTTCTCTATCGCCGCTGGTTTCGGTAATGTCCACGGTGTTTACAAGCCTGGAAACGTACAACTCAGGCCTGAACTTCTCGGTCGACACCAACAATACACCCATGAGAAAATTGGTGGTGACGAGCAGAAGCCTTTGTGAGTGACAGTTTAGTTGCTTTCTACCCGTCTTTGCCATGGATCACCAAACCTGGGCTACACCAACACAGCAAAGTGGGTTTTGGCTGACTATTTTTCAGGTACCTCGTCTTCCATGGTGGTTCCGGTTCCACTAAGGACGAAATCCGAGAGGCTGTTGTCAATGGTGTTGTCAAGATGAATGTTGACACTGACGCTCAGTGGGCTTACCTCTGTGGTGTCCGTGACTTCATTCTCACGAAGAAGGACTATCTCATGACCCAGGTTGGTAACCCTGAGGGTCATGACAAGCCCAACAAGAAGCAATATGATCCTCGAGTCTGGATCAGGGAGGGAGAAAAGGTTCTCGTTGAGCGAGTCAAGGAGGCTTGTATCGACTTGGGGAACGTCAATAGGGCCTAAGTGTTGGACGTAGAAAAGtggaaaaagagacatGTATATGGATTGTAGATGTGTGTTCTTGGGGTTGTTCAGGCATTCAGTGTAGCAGCATGTGATAATGCAAAATAACTTGCCGTATAAGAACTGAATATTTATCGACGCACATGCGTTTCAACATTTCGAAAGTATACATTCAGCACGAAGCTTGTGTTTAGATATTACAAAACATTCCATTGCCTCTATGTATTGTTGGTCAACATCAAGGCCTGTACCTATATTTATGTCGACAAAGACTATTGTTCTTGAAAACCTTCATTCCACCTTTTGGTATTCTCAATGATCTCTTCTAATTCAGCTTCCGGATATCCCACATAATGTTCACACTCCCCACCAAGTATTTCTGTCACTTCTTGACCCAGCTGCAGAATGCGTTGAGAAGGAGCAGTAATCATCTCCCAGTACTttgcttcatcttcatcaatctcgTCTTTATGCCTTACAGAAGAATAATATTCTGCCGCCGAATGAAATGACACACTCAAGTCTTTTCGGTTAGCATgattcttccatttctcctctcttgccTCAACAAACGCATCTGTCATAGAACGTTTGACCGCTTCTACGGATAGAGGCGCGTTATCCATAAAGTTCCATTGACGCTCTGCCGTCTTATCGACATTCCATATTCTcacattctcaatctctgTTTTGGCCCCTATGGCACGCATAAGCGCAGGCAGCTGCATAGATGCCTGGGGCAAATGGCGAATACATCCTTTCTGATCGCAATAGA
The sequence above is a segment of the Cryptococcus depauperatus CBS 7841 chromosome 5, complete sequence genome. Coding sequences within it:
- a CDS encoding tRNA (guanine-N(7)-)-methyltransferase; amino-acid sequence: MSKRTREEIEMEAGPSTVHSAASDEQASRQSDFQLLKVPQKRFYRQRAHANVFIDHELDYPKSPELMDWSTHYPAYFALSNEDGTIPPSQGKRVEWADVGCGFGGLLMALAPTFPEKIMLGMEIRTSVTKYVTDRIAASRQAQSLLPADSEEKKSGGYQNVSVIKANSMKHMPNFFAKGQLEKIFFLFPDPHFKNRKHKARIITPALLAEYAYVLRPGGILYTVTDVKDLHDWMAQHLNAHPLFTPISTASLVDDPILEAARTATEEGQKVERNKGDKWVACFVRDSDPKE
- a CDS encoding fructose-bisphosphate aldolase 1 — encoded protein: MSGTLSNVPAGVITGDDVRKLFKYAKDNKFAIPSINVTSSSVVNSVLEAARDIKSPIILQVSQSGAAFFAGKGLKNDNQEASIAGAVAAAHFIRSIAPAYGIPVVLHSDHCAKKLLPWFDGMLEADEAYFKQHGEPLFSSHMLDLSEETKEDNIKDCVHYFKRMAKINLWLEMEIGITGGEEDGVDNTSVDNNSLYTQPEDIWDIYSALSAISPNFSIAAGFGNVHGVYKPGNVQLRPELLGRHQQYTHEKIGGDEQKPLYLVFHGGSGSTKDEIREAVVNGVVKMNVDTDAQWAYLCGVRDFILTKKDYLMTQVGNPEGHDKPNKKQYDPRVWIREGEKVLVERVKEACIDLGNVNRA
- a CDS encoding protein transporter SEC24, which encodes MSQPIMLPQGWEARWDPQSSSYIYIDQSTGRSQWEIPTSPTFPTSHPSASAQPAPRHGRRQYPTAQLYDTPTPQVGPPHPVQGYAEQGAPQFITPGLDGAANYPYAQSGTGYSQTQTFPGNVEQVAGQFGQMNIAQSAGAYQGAYGQEKQAHQLQTVNLIGLQPDVSALDASPPSALLPPNASVTPSPHVQPDPSYQRCTLNAMPATQSLLNKSKLPLALVLAPHRDIRTSEKDEPVPVVEDGVIARCRRCRAYINPFVTFIEGGNRWKCCMCGLSNEVPQLFDWNQRDEKPADRWARAELNHGVVEFVAPTEYMVRPPQPPVYVFVIDISNAAVASGMVAVAARTILESLDSLPNADNRTKIGFIAVSSSLHFFSLPSGATEGNMLVVPDLTDVFLPKPVDLLVNLTESRPAVEKLLERLSDMFQDSHNAASALGSGLQAAHQMIGKIGGKIIALSATLPTIGEGSLKARDDPKLLGTSKESQLLNAQNNWYKTFAIECSKNQVSVDMFLFSGAYTDVATLGCLPRYTSGQTYIYPAFNASRQEDAIKFASEFGKVLAEPIMLEAVIRVRASRGIRMSAFHGNFFVRSTDLLALPTVPTDQNYVIELQIEDDIKGSMVVIQTAVLHTTCFGERRIRVITQAMPTTDSIAELYATADQIAITSFMANKAVERSMSHSLDDARNQIMSRLGDMLSVYKNQVTSAAGASAQLAVPDNLKLLPLLFCALTKHVGLREGSTIPPDLRAYAQCLLTTLPCQTLIPYIHPRFYSLHNMLPEAGTIGEEGVILPSALNLTSEKLERHGLFLIEDGQTIFLWIGHDAVPRLVQDVFDLPSYPELMPGKYTLPLLENPFSERINNIIAKIREMRRGVYRPHLYVVKSDSEPALRQWALSALVEDRMDRMGSYAQFLTAVKGKVNGN